A genomic stretch from Erigeron canadensis isolate Cc75 chromosome 9, C_canadensis_v1, whole genome shotgun sequence includes:
- the LOC122582511 gene encoding protein OCTOPUS-like — protein sequence MPAATATKNRNRRFTACHRHPSEPVTGFCALCLRDRLAGLDDIDSDLGKNVVVCSRRTKGHGVGAPAPVPELRRSKSVVGEYEEGIKKVVMDQRRSSCDVRPRTSLSDLFEVEIVKLNSSSTIIENVGNENEAEDRVVENEENADLKTMKEIIEIELQNKRKNIWETASEKMKKWRQKQKEKKQKNRLMLRKLGNNTESEISEYGYGRRSCDTEPRFSVDIPHRLSVDESRIFYEEHRASWDGYMIAKTIPTLTPILSGVENGINRIENLQMQSISEDGVSSGGSRQSNSDCCGSNRGSSSSSSTKTVGVDDVKLGSNAKVSPANDVIFQGTKLVITEKELKDWRLNSVNKNEKVEPVSTEPALGSSKMSVNTNESNVRKKGMSSSWRKVCNLWGHKHKVEDKNGDKKNVEHTPINAFERGISRKLVPNPGSVNSRNRIEHSGRDLVLDRNRSTRYSTSDIDSGLLRLYLTPFRNSRRSKSGKSRAPLMASNGLQLN from the coding sequence atgcctgccgccaccgccaccaaaAACCGTAACCGCCGTTTCACCGCCTGTCACCGCCACCCGAGTGAACCGGTCACCGGTTTTTGCGCTTTATGCTTACGTGACCGTCTTGCCGGTCTAGATGATATAGATTCAGATCTTGGAAAAAATGTTGTTGTTTGTAGTCGCCGGACTAAAGGCCACGGCGTCGGAGCTCCGGCACCGGTGCCGGAGCTCCGACGGAGTAAGTCTGTTGTTGGTGAATATGAAGAAGGGATTAAAAAAGTGGTTATGGATCAGCGAAGAAGCTCGTGCGATGTTCGTCCTCGCACGAGCCTTTCGGATTTATTTGAGGTTGAAATTGTAAAATTGAATAGTTCAAGTACTATTATTGAAAATGTTGGTAATGAAAACGAGGCTGAAGATCGGGTTGTGGAGAATGAAGAGAATGCCGATTTAAAGACAATGAAGGAAATAATTGAAATCGAGTTGCAAAATAAGCGAAAAAACATATGGGAAACGGCTTctgagaaaatgaaaaaatggagacaaaaacaaaaggaaaagaaacagAAAAACCGGTTAATGTTGAGGAAATTAGGAAACAATACAGAATCCGAAATATCGGAATATGGATATGGAAGGAGATCTTGTGATACTGAACCTAGGTTTTCTGTAGATATTCCTCATAGATTATCCGTTGACGAATCGCGGATTTTCTACGAGGAACATCGGGCTTCATGGGATGGATATATGATTGCCAAGACAATTCCTACGTTGACACCGATTTTATCGGGGGTGGAAAATGGAATTAATAGGATTGAGAATTTGCAAATGCAATCTATTAGTGAGGATGGTGTGAGTTCAGGGGGTTCAAGGCAGTCGAATTCGGATTGTTGTGGGTCGAATAGAGGAAGTAGTTCGAGTTCTAGTACGAAAACAGTAGGGGTGGATGATGTGAAATTGGGTTCGAATGCGAAGGTATCGCCTGCGAACGATGTTATTTTTCAAGGGACAAAGTTGGTAATTACTGAAAAAGAATTGAAAGATTGGCGTTTGAATTCCGTTAATAAGAATGAAAAAGTTGAGCCTGTTTCAACGGAGCCGGCTTTGGGGTCTAGTAAAATGAGTGTGAATACGAATGAATCGAATGTGCGTAAAAAGGGAATGTCAAGTAGTTGGAGAAAGGTGTGTAATCTATGGGGACACAAACACAAAGTAGAGGATAAAAATGGCGATAAAAAGAATGTAGAACATACACCGATAAATGCATTTGAAAGAGGGATTTCGAGGAAGCTAGTTCCGAACCCTGGCTCGGTGAATTCAAGAAACAGAATCGAACATAGTGGTAGAGATTTGGTGTTGGATAGGAACAGGAGTACGAGATATTCGACTAGTGATATCGACAGTGGCTTGTTGAGGCTGTATTTGACTCCATTTAGGAACTCTAGGAGGAGTAAATCAGGAAAAAGTAGAGCTCCATTAATGGCTTCAAATGGTTTGCAGCTAAACTAA
- the LOC122583067 gene encoding AT-rich interactive domain-containing protein 2-like, with amino-acid sequence MKSTLVDRFNYINDDKLQLAIPIGPRFQADVPDWRGPPHKNYPCGSLIKSDSSKWLGTVIWSTKNSTPVSEGDVIGKGRPASCNCATPGSILCVKHHISKKSANLLNNLGPAFQKWRFDQMGETIGKLWKQPEQQRLTNLIRKCALSGDEFLKPALECFPRKSKKDIVSYYFNVHIPRRMSIRTRSGCTKVDTDDEEEKSKPPCSKGPRKRARVDGMTGYSSKIVNTRYLTGRR; translated from the coding sequence ATGAAGTCAACTCTAGTGGACCGGTTCAACTACATTAATGATGATAAACTACAATTAGCGATCCCGATTGGACCACGCTTTCAAGCTGATGTGCCTGATTGGAGGGGCCCACCTCACAAAAATTACCCTTGTGGCTCTCTAATAAAATCAGACTCTTCAAAATGGTTGGGCACTGTGATATGGTCAACAAAAAACTCGACTCCAGTGAGTGAAGGGGATGTCATAGGAAAAGGAAGACCTGCATCTTGCAATTGTGCCACCCCTGGATCCATCTTATGTGTCAAACACCACATCAGTAAGAAGTCagccaacctgctgaacaatttGGGACCTGCTTTCCAGAAATGGAGGTTTGATCAAATGGGAGAAACCATTGGCAAGTTATGGAAACAACCCGAGCAGCAGAGGCTCACCAATCTGATAAGAAAATGTGCACTTTCAGGTGATGAGTTCCTTAAACCTGCGTTGGAATGTTTTCCAAGAAAGTCAAAGAAAGACATAGTCAGCTATTACTTCAATGTACACATCCCTAGACGAATGAGCATACGAACAAGGTCGGGCTGTACGAAGGTTGATACAGATGATGAAGAGGAGAAGTCAAAGCCTCCTTGTTCCAAAGGGCCTAGAAAAAGGGCTCGGGTTGATGGTATGACTGGGTATAGTTCTAAAATTGTGAACACCAGGTACTTAACTGGACGAAGATGA